TTCTATCTGACCGAAATAATGTCACGGCTGCCTCTATATCTCGAGAGCGAATTTCTGCGGGAGGCTGAAAGCTTTTCTTCTTTGCCGGAAACATTCATGTTTTCTCCGCTGCTGTCATTTTACATTCTTCTTTTCATTCTGCCTCATTATCTGGAAAAAATCCTGGTGGGAAGGAAACTCTGTTCGGGAAAAATGATAAACTTTAGAAGCATAAGTCTGGAAGTTTTCTTGCTATTTAATTTTTTGCATATCGCTGCTTTTCTTTTCAGGCAGCTGGGGAAACTATAACTTTCATCGAGGGGAAAATAAATTCATGGGTGAAAAAAAACTGCTGAATAGGAATTATAAAGATTTGATGCAGCCTCACTTAATAACCGGAGAGGAAAGATATCTGATAAAACAGCTTTTAGGTAAGATTGAAAATAAATTTATGGACTCCGGAGAAAAATATGATAAAATAAAGCTTGAGGATGGAGAGGACAATTTCTTAAGAGAGCTCAACCAGTCAGTTTACAATATTGGTATGCTCTCAGATTACAAATTCATCATTGTGGAATGCAATGATCTTTTCTCCCGGAGCACAGGATTTGATGAAAGAGTCATAGAAATAATAAACGACACGCCTGAAAATGCTGCAATATTTTTCTATGCTGTGGGCGGGGTGGATGGAAGGCTGAAGACCGTAAATGCCATAAAAAAAGCGGGAGAATTTGTTGAACTTAACACGCCACGCTCGGGTGAATTGAAAAGATGGATCAATAAGAAATTTCAAGCCCTCGATAAAAAGCCTGATAGAGAACTGGTGGAAAAATTGAATTTCCTCTTTGGAGAAGATCTCGAGGCGCTCAATAAAGAGATTGAAAAGCTTGCAACTTTCAAGTTTGCCGATGAGAATTTATACTTTGAAGAATGTAAAGATGTTCTGAGCCAGGAAGGTATAACCGGTGAAAAAATTATTTTCGAACTGGTCGATTGCTGGGCCCGGGGAGATAAGCCCGAGGCGGTAAGGCTTTATCGGGAGATCATTAAAAACGGACGCAGTCCTTTATACGTGCTATCTATGCTGAAAAGGCAGCTGAGATTGCTTTTATCTGTCAAGGAAGCCAGAAAAGCGCACGGGGATAATCATCGCCAGATAGCCGGACATCTGCAGGAGCATCCCTATGCGATTAAGAAATGCCTCAAACAGGAGAAAAAATTCGAGCGTGAAGAATTGCTGGCTGCATTAAAAAAGCTTCTGCGGGCAAATCGACGCATTGTCAGGGGGAAGTATGTGGACAAAAAAGATCCGGTTGAAGATTTTCTGCTGCAGATTTAACATTTGCGTTCTGTAAAAATAAAAAACTTACCTCCTTTCAGATGCCGTATACTGGCAGGGAGGTAAGCATATTGGGTCAGGCATAAAATTGTCGGGCATATAAATTTTTTACGGACTATCCTTTTCTGAATTACTCTGTTTCAGGAGAGAACTTTTCGTTATAATTTCTGTGAAGTTTGGACTTGCGCCGGGCGGCTCTTTTCTTGGGTATTATATCCTTTCCGGCAACTTTATCCAGAACTTTAAAAGCTCTGGAAAGAGCTTCTTTTGCTTCCTCCTGATCACCTTTTGAGAGTTTGATTTCAAAATCCTTTATGGCATCCTTGAGCTTTTGCCGCCATTTACGATTATATCTGGTATTTCTTTCTTCCACTCTAATTCTTTTTTCAGTATTGGTTTTCAAAGTTGGCATATTTTTGCACCTCCCATTTAATGATGTATGTTTATCTGAATTCAGGAACAGCAGATATATTATCAGAGGAAAACCCACACAGATTTAATTCTACCAGATAGGCCGTCTTAATGCAAATATTGCCGGCCCCCAATCAAAGGAGGATTTCTTAGTTGTTTAATAAAGATACCGAAAAGAAGAGGAATTTTTGCATAATAGCTCATATTGATCACGGCAAGTCGACCCTGGCCGATCGTTTTTTGGAAAGAACAAATATGGTTGAAGAAAGAGAGATGAAAGATCAATTTCTTGACAGCATGGATCTGGAGCGCGAAAAAGGGATAACAATAAAAGCTCAGACGATCACCCTTCCCTACCGGGGTCATAATCTCAATCTCATAGATACTCCCGGTCACGTGGACTTCACCTACGAAGTATCGAGAAGTCTGGCAGCCTGCGAAGGAGCACTGCTGGTAGTCGATGCCGTGCAGGGAGTGGAAGCTCAGACCCTGGCCAACGTTTATCTGGCCCGGGAAAATGATTTGAAAATAATCCCGGTTATAAACAAGATGGATCTACCCCAGGCGGATGCTCAGTCTGTCAAAGAACAGCTGATAGAACTCGAGATAGAGCCGGACGATGCCATCCTGGCCAGCGCAAAGGAGGGCAGGGGGATAGATGAGATACTGGACGCGATAATCGAGGAAATTCCGGCCCCTCAGGGCGGGATAGATAATCCCACTCAGGCTTTAGTTTTCGATTCAGCCTATGATTCCTACAGGGGAGTTATTCCTCACCTGAGAGTTTTCGAGGGCGATATAAGTGCTGGAGATGAAATTAAATTAATGGCCAGCGGAAAAAATTATGAGGTGGAAGAGGTCGGCATCTTCACCCCCCGAATGAAAGAGACGGATTATTTAAAGCCCGGTGATGTAGGTTATTTGATCGCTAACATCAAAAATATTAGAAACTGTCGGGTGGGTGAAACTATCACTGAGGCCCAAAATAGTGCCGAATCACCCCTTCCGGGATACAGAGAGATAAAACCGATGGTATTTTCGGGCTTATATCCCTCCGACAATGATGATTACAGCCTGCTGGAGCAGGCGCTGGAAAAGCTGCAGCTTAACGATGCAGCCCTCAGATATGAGTCAGAAAGTTCATCAGCACTCGGTTATGGATTCCGGTGTGGATTTTTGGGGCTTCTGCACATGGAAGTTGTACAGGAACGACTCGAGCGTGAATATGATATCGATCTTATCACCACCGCTCCCAGCGTTATTTATAAGGTGGTTAAAACTGATGGCGAAAC
Above is a genomic segment from Halarsenatibacter silvermanii containing:
- the holA gene encoding DNA polymerase III subunit delta encodes the protein MGEKKLLNRNYKDLMQPHLITGEERYLIKQLLGKIENKFMDSGEKYDKIKLEDGEDNFLRELNQSVYNIGMLSDYKFIIVECNDLFSRSTGFDERVIEIINDTPENAAIFFYAVGGVDGRLKTVNAIKKAGEFVELNTPRSGELKRWINKKFQALDKKPDRELVEKLNFLFGEDLEALNKEIEKLATFKFADENLYFEECKDVLSQEGITGEKIIFELVDCWARGDKPEAVRLYREIIKNGRSPLYVLSMLKRQLRLLLSVKEARKAHGDNHRQIAGHLQEHPYAIKKCLKQEKKFEREELLAALKKLLRANRRIVRGKYVDKKDPVEDFLLQI
- the rpsT gene encoding 30S ribosomal protein S20; translation: MPTLKTNTEKRIRVEERNTRYNRKWRQKLKDAIKDFEIKLSKGDQEEAKEALSRAFKVLDKVAGKDIIPKKRAARRKSKLHRNYNEKFSPETE
- the lepA gene encoding translation elongation factor 4, encoding MFNKDTEKKRNFCIIAHIDHGKSTLADRFLERTNMVEEREMKDQFLDSMDLEREKGITIKAQTITLPYRGHNLNLIDTPGHVDFTYEVSRSLAACEGALLVVDAVQGVEAQTLANVYLARENDLKIIPVINKMDLPQADAQSVKEQLIELEIEPDDAILASAKEGRGIDEILDAIIEEIPAPQGGIDNPTQALVFDSAYDSYRGVIPHLRVFEGDISAGDEIKLMASGKNYEVEEVGIFTPRMKETDYLKPGDVGYLIANIKNIRNCRVGETITEAQNSAESPLPGYREIKPMVFSGLYPSDNDDYSLLEQALEKLQLNDAALRYESESSSALGYGFRCGFLGLLHMEVVQERLEREYDIDLITTAPSVIYKVVKTDGETAKIENPSHFPPKNEIEWVEEPYVRAELGVPEEHIGAVMELCENNRGEFEEMNFLDRQRVILNYEIPMSEIITDFFDRLKSCSQGYATLDYEQIGYRESDLVKLDILVNKEQVDALSLVVPRDVAEKRGRAILKKLKDEIPRQLFEIPLQASIGSNIVAREDIPAHKKDVTEGLYGGDFTRKRKQLEKQKEGKKRMKKVGSVNIPQKAFMAVLEKDERN